Proteins encoded together in one Triticum dicoccoides isolate Atlit2015 ecotype Zavitan chromosome 7B, WEW_v2.0, whole genome shotgun sequence window:
- the LOC119339594 gene encoding disease resistance protein PIK6-NP-like: MEGAAELVSTVGLVVGEEYRQLRGVGREVAELRDELATMNAILRMHSEADEGGVDHFVREWMKQVRELAYDSEDCIHLYIFRIRCRCSDGLVAWSKRVLATLFPRHRLAGDIKDLRARAAAISERHARYGVSREALRRSPLALAPVPRAGSSSPYALGPAHDPGQLVGITGQANILGERVKAVDDPDSDMKLKVISIVGFGGLGKTTLAMEVCRQLEPEFQRQAQVSVSQIFDAEKDMLGLLERITRQILKPKVHNKEGIKVEESMTLEKALQDKR; encoded by the coding sequence ATGGAAGGCGCGGCGGAGCTTGTTTCCACCGTCGGGCTGGTGGTGGGTGAGGAGTACCGGCAGCTCCGCGGCGTCGGCCGCGAGGTGGCTGAGCTCAGAGACGAGCTGGCCACCATGAACGCCATCCTCCGCATGCACTCCGAAGCTGACGAGGGCGGCGTGGACCACTTCGTCCGGGAGTGGATGAAGCAGGTGCGCGAGCTCGCGTACGATTCGGAGGACTGCATCCACCTCTACATTTTCCGGATCAGGTGCCGGTGTAGCGACGGCCTTGTCGCTTGGTCCAAACGCGTGCTTGCCACGCTTTTTCCTCGACATCGCCTAGCAGGCGACATCAAGGACCTTCGCGCCCGTGCGGCAGCCATCAGTGAGCGCCATGCGCGGTATGGCGTCAGCAGAGAGGCACTGCGCCGCTCTCCTTTAGCTTTAGCCCCCGTTCCGCGGGCAGGGTCCTCATCCCCGTATGCGCTTGGCCCTGCCCACGACCCAGGCCAGCTCGTCGGCATCACCGGGCAGGCTAACATCCTTGGAGAGAGGGTGAAGGCGGTGGATGACCCAGATAGTGACATGAAGCTTAAGGTGATCTCCATCGTGGGGTTTGGAGGGCTTGGAAAGACTACGCTGGCGATGGAGGTGTGCCGGCAGCTGGAGCCCGAATTTCAACGCCAAGCACAAGTTTCTGTATCCCAGATCTTCGATGCCGAGAAGGACATGCTGGGACTTCTGGAGCGCATCACTCGGCAGATCTTGAAGCCGAAAGTACATAACAAGGAAGGCATCAAGGTTGAAGAAAGTATGACTTTGGAAAAGGCGCTCCAGGACAAGAGGTAA